AGACAGTACTGAATAGGTGTTTGTGCACCTAGTGTCAGTTTCCTGTTTCTGTGTCACCAGGGACTCTAAATTGGAGTTAACACAGATAATGTATGATAATTTTTCTTCAAAATACCCATATCTTCTGAACAGTCTGACATAATGAGATTTGCCTTTTCATAGAGATAAATAAGGCGATAATGTCCCTGCCACAGACCTTTTAGGAGATTCGGCAGCCAACATTATAGGTAGCTCAACGTTGCTCTTAGCTGTGTATCATATAATCTAATGTTATAAATTATGAGTACAACATGCAACTAAACcagaagtgaaaaaacaattgGAGCGAGCCTGAAATCTTCAGGTTTCCACCCGTTTCCACATTTCCTGCTGAACTAAGcaaagctgctgctggtgtagCTTCATGCCTGCTGCCGGCTTCTCCTTTAACTCTCAGCAACAAAAAGTCACGTCCCCATAAATAAGGGCTTCGCTTGGCAGCAATTAGGGTGACAATCGAAGATGGTGTTGTAAATTGTTGTAAAAATCTCCCCTTTCCTCGCTCCCAGATCAGTCCTGTGGAGGATGGCATGAAGAGCGTTCTTCCAGACTCGCTTCAAATCTTCAACGCCATCAGCGGCACGCCAACCAGCGCCACCATCCACGGCATCCCCAGCTCTTCCTCTGTGGTATGATGCTGGCGGGTGTTAGCCTTGAACTCGGCGCCTACTATGCTCTCTGACCGAGAAAAAACCCCATCCTGCTCGTCTTCAGTCAGCTCAAAGGGAAACGCACATGACTGACCACGTCTCGGCTTTTCTCGGCGAACAATGACCACGCGCTGGAGCTGTTTAATGATGACACAGCGTGGCGACTGTGCTGGGTGTCCGTCACGGTGCCGAGGTGGATCCTGAGGCCGATGAGGGGATTGTTGCGGGAGAGATGGTAGACTTTGGCTAGACATGATGCGTCACCTCTTACTAACTGAAAGAACTGCTTTTCCATGGACCAGCCTCTGTGGGATCTTTATTATGCATGTCATTACATTACGCCCACCACCTTCCCAGCAGCgcgtctttgtttattttgataaagtttcacattgtgttttgtatgtacagtattCCACTTTTATAAGCCACTGTATTGATGTCTCGATAAACATTATATGCTGCATATGTTGACGCTCGTCTCCCTGCACATGAAGTTATATTTCTACTAAATGACCTAAATAACTTTAATGTCTTAGAATGGGAGCGTTTTTAAATATTGAAAGCCATTACATACAATAAGTATATTCCAAATTGTTTATTAATGTATATAAAAAAGGAGTGTGTGCAATATTTGCAAAGTATCTTGCTGTATGGGGCTCATACGCTGTAAAGATAATGTTCACCTTCTTGCCAAAGAGGTGTCAAACCTACGCCTACTGTGGAAATAATATGAAGCTTTTACCATTTTAGTGTTCTTTGAAATTGTTTTATATTTGGGCACCaaggttgtttgtttttatttaacacaAAGTCACTGTTCTGCTGTAAACAGAGATGTTCCCTAATGCTtatcttttaaataaaacacactcaTTTCTCTTGCACTCGGGAATCCTCCTTttaattacatatttatttcgGTTGATTCTTGTGTTTATTCTAACAAGTAGTttggttgtgttgttttttacgAGGTGTCCTGGTATTGAAGAACGCTGACTCCACATCTCCTCTATCTCATGTTCCCACCCATCATAAATGCAACACTGTGGACAGCAGATCAAGGTGCTAATAAGACGCAAAAGTACAGAAACACTCCCACAGTCAAGGTATCACAGTATCAGCGGCTCCCGGCAGAGATCCTCGAGGAATATCAAACCGCAGTAGAAGTAAGGCAGCCGCTTCACTCACGCAGTATGACAGGTGAGTCGGCAAACATTCGCTTTTTTATCTGTTCTCATTTAAATCAGAAACAAGTATTTCAGATCACAACTTGCAGAAACTGTAGAAGTGCCCGACCAAACATTGGGAAAAAGCtgtctgtttttaaatggaGGCAAACCGTTATACCGAATTCTTCACGTGCACAGATAACGAGGATCCCAAGAAGCAGAAGGGCGGTAAAGGGACGGTAATTAACTTATTTGATTCATTGAATGTTCACGCAGTTTTTGTTAATAATTTTCCAGGGAGACTAAATCATAATCCATAGGGACGACAAAGCAATCATCTCAATGTGCCATTTGCTGTGTTACTGCTATGAGTTACTGACTTTTGGgattattacattttactttgcaTGCTGCTGCAAACCTACCTTTTTAATCAGTATATGTTTTGTTACATCAGAGCAAAGTGTTGTTCGGGTACCCGCTCAGCATCTTCTTCATAGTCGTGAACGAATTCTGCGAGAGGTTCTCATACTATGGCATGCGAGGTAAGAACACAGTGTTCACCATGTTACTATTTTTTGTAGCGATGGCGATGAAACCTGTACGTCATGATTTTGTGATACATTCTATTTCCAGTGTTGGAAAGTAGATTCCATTCACTTGAAGTAAAGCTTTGAGGCCTACTTTGACTTTTCTAACTTTAACTTTTTGTATTTACCAGGTAAATGTTGTACTCTTTCTCCACTATCCAAGTATCAAATACAATCAAttctgattaaaaaataaataaaaatacagaaatactaTGTAAAACAAGAAGAACGTTTCTTCTGCCTGTTCACAGCGGTCCTGGTGCTGTATTTCAAGTACTTCTTGCGCTGGGACGATGACTTGGCCACCTCCATCTACCACGTGTTTGTGGCTCTCTGCTACTTGACGCCTATCCTCGGGGCCATTGTGGCTGACTCCTGGCTGGGAAAGTTtaagtaaataataattattattgtgtCAATAGGCAAATGCAAGTAGTTAGAGGATGGGGCAAAGTAAGTACGTTCAAGAAATCCTCCTGTACTTATAAATACTTGTGAAACACTCAATTAATTACTGACGCCTCCGTgtgacacacataaacaaacaagacCTACAGCGGCATGGTTGTCTATTTCTAGTCTTTACATTTTGATAAGATACAATTCTCTCCTTCACAGTAGATATAACATCACTCATCTATTATCGCTTCTTCAATTTGCAGGACTATCATCTACTTGTCCATCGTCTACGCCATCGGCCAGGTTACGATGGCTGTCAGTGCAATCCATGACATCACTGACACGGACAGAGACGGGACACCAAACAACATGACGGTTCATGTGTGAGTTTATATTTCACTACCAAAATAACCGGTATATGGGTGAGACCTTTtggcaggctttttttttttatcacaaacGTGTTCCTCTTTGCATTCAGCGTGTTGTCCATGTTGGGTCTCTTGCTCATCGCTCTGGGCACTGGCGGCATCAAACCCTGTGTTGCTGCCTTTGGTGGAGACCAATTCAGTGATCATCAGGTCAGAGCAGTCTGCATCGCCTTCAATAATGTTTAACCTTTGGGTGAGACAATTACATTGTTCTCTGTTGTCTCTCCCCCTACATGATGACGTAGTGACATGCATTCCCCGTGTCGCAGGCACACCAAGAAATATATTCAGCACCGAACAACATGCATGAAGCACAAGATAGTCACTGACTGTATTTCTCtgtgcaggaaaagcagagGAGAACTTTCTTCTCGGTATTCTACCTGTGCATCAATGGTGGGAGTCTCCTGTCAACCATTATCACTCCAATCCTGAGAGGTAGCTATGCGCAGGACATAAAGCATGACTGCAAGAGTAATACGAGGAGAATTGTAACGCCAGTTGTTTGTTTCAATCTGCAGCTCAGGACTGTGGCATCTACAGCCAGCAGAAGTGTTATTCTCTGGCCTTTGGCGTCCCAGCAGCACTAATGCTTGTTGCACTTGGTACGTCTAAATAAACTGGAGACTATtaagaaatgtaaatatattgatACATACACTCTGTACTGATAATGATGTGGTTACAGTGGTGTTTATTGCTGGAAATGGGATGTACTACAAAGCTGAACCACAGGGAAACATCATGCTTgatgtgtgtaaatgtattgGGGTGAGTCTGATTTACACCAATCTACATATTCTGTGTTCATTTGTAACAACAGTTGATCAAAGTGTTTCTGAAAACCATAACTTTCTTCTTCAGTTTGCCATTAAAAACCGCTACAAGCACAGAAGCAGTCAATACCCAAAGAGGCAGCACTGGATGGACTGGGCAGAGGACAAATACGCAGTAAGATTCACTTCACGTGATTCTTCATGAGAGAAatttcagttcagttcattttctgtctgtctcctcttcAGAAACTCCTCATTGCTCAAATCAAAATGGTGCTGAGGGTTCTGTTTCTGTACATCCCACTCCCAATGTTCTGGACACTGTTTGACCAAAAGGTATTCAAAAGTTGCTCGTACCTTGGAAATCACTGGTTTACAATGGCAGCTGTGCTTGACTCTGAATCTCTTTTAAAGGGCTCCAGGTGGACTTTGCAAGCCACCAATTTGAACGGAAACTTTGTAAGTCTCATGATAAAACCAACTACGAATATATTTCAATCATCAACTTTGTTTAAAggtgttcatgttttaataacATATTTGTGTCTGCAGGGGCTACTTGTGATACAGCCTGATCAGATGCAGGTGAGTTAAAATAATTTGTATAATATCAGCTTGGAGTGACATACTGTGCTTTTTTTATCTATGAAAATTCTCGCTGTGTTTTGAAGACTGTAAACCCCATCCTGATCCTGACGCTGGTGCCTGTCATGGACAGCATAATCTATCCTCTGATCCGAAAGTGCGGAGCAAACTTTACGTGAGTAATGCTGGTCCCCAGTGAGACCACTTTAGGGGTTAAAGAACACATGGACTTGGTCCCTTGTTTGGTTAATAAATAACTTCACCGATCACCGAGCAGTGTCCTCCTCGTGTCTTACCCAGATGGCCTGACTGGTCCTGGCAAAGACATTGTCCAGAACAGACGCCTGCTGTCATGCTGCGATGcgttaaaatgttatttattatagGAAGCTTTAGAGCAGCTGTATTTTGTTCACTTTGAGAGGGctccagctcactgttttcccatttttatGCTTTAATAAACTAAGTTTATCGGATGATCAATGTAGTAGCTTTATACTTAAATCCTTTAAAGCCTATTTTATTTCATCCAATTCTCGGAACAACTTCAAATTTGTCCGATTTCTCAAGACTATTTCTTTAGCTGCTCAACAGTTGAGCGGATTGCTGTGAGTG
The window above is part of the Gasterosteus aculeatus chromosome 16, fGasAcu3.hap1.1, whole genome shotgun sequence genome. Proteins encoded here:
- the slc15a1a gene encoding solute carrier family 15 member 1 encodes the protein MFPPIINATLWTADQGANKTQKYRNTPTVKVSQYQRLPAEILEEYQTAVEVRQPLHSRSMTDNEDPKKQKGGKGTSKVLFGYPLSIFFIVVNEFCERFSYYGMRAVLVLYFKYFLRWDDDLATSIYHVFVALCYLTPILGAIVADSWLGKFKTIIYLSIVYAIGQVTMAVSAIHDITDTDRDGTPNNMTVHVVLSMLGLLLIALGTGGIKPCVAAFGGDQFSDHQEKQRRTFFSVFYLCINGGSLLSTIITPILRAQDCGIYSQQKCYSLAFGVPAALMLVALVVFIAGNGMYYKAEPQGNIMLDVCKCIGFAIKNRYKHRSSQYPKRQHWMDWAEDKYAKLLIAQIKMVLRVLFLYIPLPMFWTLFDQKGSRWTLQATNLNGNFGLLVIQPDQMQTVNPILILTLVPVMDSIIYPLIRKCGANFTPLKRMAVGMMMAAIAFVCAAVVQIEIDKTLPTFPSASQSQLKLLNMESNPVTVQLPGLDPLLLPAAQASDDFFTFDTETVGISVGNSSTVKNITLAKGNRKTLLITSSINDNWVLTNDLISKPQEGNNEIRFINGLSTTINVSAPAADFGVIESFYYSNYSKIKTGKTIFTIRSGSQSCEYSRDFGFGSSYTFFIPSTFVFGPNCQESVTVAEDIKPNSVHMALQIPQYFFITVGEVMFSVTGLEFSYSQAPSNMKAVLQAGWLLTVAVGNFIVLIVAELAKLPKQWAEYILFASLLVVVCVIFSIMAHFYTYIDPAEIEAQFNKKVDEVEEEEDDKSELQKLEMAKKGSIKSHEDEDDADKRTKM